A single Paenibacillus sp. FSL R5-0517 DNA region contains:
- the nirB gene encoding nitrite reductase large subunit NirB produces MNGKKEKLVIIGNGMAGISTVEQILKLTTRFDITVFGTEPYPNYNRIMLSYVLEGSKTLDDIVLNDLHWYEDYGITLHTGTTVARIDSDTLEVITEDGTRFPYDKIIIATGSNSFILPVPGHDKEGVVGFRDIADCNVMLDAAKQYKRAAVIGGGLLGLEAAKGLVQLGMEVTVVHLMEDLMERQLDPQASAMLKAELERQGIRFKMGAQTSELLGGERVEGIRFADDSVLNVDFVVMAVGIKPNTAVARESGMEVNRGIVVNDYMQTSLENVYSVGECTEHRGVCYGLVAPLFEQGMILAKHICGVETAPYEGSVVSTKLKISGVDVFSTGEFIDSPEHTVISHKDDWKRTYKKILLRDNKMVGAVLFGDITDSAELQKLIKHQTEMTEELYSSLMGTGCGGHKKTTSVETMPEDEIVCGCNGVTKGTIVDVITNQGLTTVDEIKACTGATRSCGGCKPVVEQILQYVLGDSFSSGAKQGICGCTSMGRDEIVAEIRAKGLQTTKEVMNVLGWSQPEGCSKCRPAINYYLGMIAPDTHEDEKESRFVNERMNANIQKDGTYTVVPRMYGGVTTPADLKRIADVSVKYDVKAVKVTGGQRLDLIGVKKEDLTKVWAELDMPSGYAYAKSLRTVKTCVGSQFCRFGTQDSMAMGARIERKFERLDLPAKFKYAVNGCPRNCAEACTKDIGIVGNDGGWEIFIGGNGGIKARLADSLCKVKTDEELIELCGAIMQYYRETGNYLERTSEWVERMGLEHIRSVVVDNLEERKALMERIEFALEHVEEPWQKAIRNEEGQSKMFHGIEVSARP; encoded by the coding sequence ATGAACGGAAAAAAAGAGAAACTCGTTATCATTGGTAACGGTATGGCAGGAATCAGTACCGTCGAACAAATTTTGAAATTAACTACGCGATTTGATATTACCGTTTTTGGCACAGAGCCCTATCCTAACTACAACCGCATTATGTTGTCATATGTACTGGAAGGCAGTAAAACACTGGATGACATCGTGCTGAATGATCTCCACTGGTATGAAGATTATGGTATTACACTCCATACTGGAACAACTGTAGCCCGAATTGATTCGGATACACTTGAGGTCATTACGGAGGATGGAACTCGCTTTCCTTATGACAAAATTATCATTGCAACAGGCTCCAACTCCTTCATTCTCCCCGTACCGGGGCATGACAAAGAAGGTGTCGTTGGTTTCCGTGATATCGCCGATTGTAACGTCATGCTCGACGCTGCTAAACAGTACAAACGAGCGGCCGTGATCGGGGGCGGACTGCTGGGTCTTGAAGCGGCCAAAGGTCTGGTACAACTTGGCATGGAGGTTACCGTAGTACATCTGATGGAAGATCTGATGGAGCGTCAGCTTGATCCGCAAGCTTCAGCCATGTTAAAGGCAGAATTGGAGCGTCAGGGTATCCGGTTCAAAATGGGCGCACAGACTTCCGAACTGCTTGGCGGTGAACGGGTTGAAGGCATTCGTTTTGCCGATGATTCCGTACTGAATGTTGACTTCGTGGTCATGGCTGTAGGGATCAAACCGAATACAGCTGTAGCCCGTGAAAGCGGTATGGAAGTGAACCGGGGTATTGTTGTGAATGACTACATGCAGACTTCCCTTGAGAATGTCTATTCGGTTGGGGAATGTACAGAGCACCGAGGGGTATGCTACGGCCTCGTTGCCCCATTGTTCGAGCAAGGCATGATTCTCGCGAAACATATCTGCGGTGTGGAGACCGCTCCGTATGAAGGCTCTGTAGTATCAACGAAATTGAAAATTTCGGGTGTGGACGTCTTTTCAACTGGTGAATTCATCGACAGTCCGGAGCACACCGTCATTTCGCATAAAGACGACTGGAAACGGACCTACAAAAAAATTCTGCTCCGCGATAATAAAATGGTTGGTGCTGTTCTATTCGGTGACATTACGGATTCTGCCGAATTGCAGAAGTTAATCAAACATCAGACTGAAATGACTGAAGAACTGTATAGCTCACTCATGGGTACAGGTTGCGGCGGTCATAAGAAAACAACCTCTGTTGAAACGATGCCCGAAGACGAAATCGTCTGTGGATGTAACGGGGTCACTAAAGGAACGATTGTTGATGTCATTACCAACCAGGGCCTCACTACTGTAGATGAAATCAAAGCCTGTACGGGTGCAACACGCTCTTGCGGTGGATGTAAGCCGGTTGTGGAACAGATTCTGCAATATGTGCTTGGAGACAGCTTCAGCAGTGGAGCCAAACAGGGCATATGCGGATGTACTTCCATGGGACGGGATGAGATTGTAGCCGAGATTCGTGCAAAAGGATTACAAACGACCAAAGAAGTCATGAATGTACTCGGATGGAGTCAGCCTGAAGGTTGTTCCAAATGTCGCCCGGCAATCAACTATTATCTTGGCATGATTGCACCGGACACGCATGAAGACGAGAAGGAATCACGCTTTGTTAACGAACGCATGAACGCCAATATTCAAAAGGATGGAACGTATACGGTCGTACCGCGGATGTATGGCGGGGTGACTACACCAGCGGATCTCAAACGCATTGCTGACGTTTCAGTCAAATATGATGTGAAAGCAGTCAAAGTTACCGGCGGCCAGCGCCTCGACTTGATTGGTGTCAAAAAAGAAGATCTGACCAAAGTTTGGGCTGAACTCGATATGCCTTCAGGTTATGCATACGCCAAATCGCTGCGCACGGTCAAAACATGTGTCGGCTCCCAATTCTGCCGATTCGGTACACAGGATTCCATGGCGATGGGTGCTCGCATTGAACGGAAATTCGAACGTCTGGATCTGCCTGCCAAGTTCAAATACGCTGTCAATGGCTGTCCACGGAACTGTGCAGAGGCATGTACCAAAGATATCGGTATCGTTGGTAACGACGGCGGCTGGGAAATATTCATCGGCGGTAACGGCGGTATTAAAGCAAGACTTGCTGATTCCCTGTGCAAAGTGAAAACAGATGAAGAGTTGATTGAACTGTGCGGAGCTATCATGCAATATTACCGCGAGACAGGTAACTATCTGGAACGGACTTCGGAGTGGGTGGAACGCATGGGTCTGGAGCATATTCGTTCGGTTGTCGTCGATAATCTCGAAGAACGTAAAGCATTGATGGAGCGGATTGAATTCGCACTTGAACATGTCGAAGAACCTTGGCAAAAAGCGATTCGCAATGAGGAAGGCCAAAGCAAAATGTTCCACGGCATCGAAGTATCGGCTCGTCCATAA
- the nirD gene encoding nitrite reductase small subunit NirD, whose translation MTTKQSATYFPAGVVEEFLPRIGRVVEIQNRQLAVFRASDGTIFAADNHNPHPKGGPLAEGIVSGHYLYDPLYDWKIDLTTGVVQAPDNGQVQMYPVKVENGQVWIEI comes from the coding sequence ATGACGACAAAACAATCAGCCACCTACTTCCCTGCCGGAGTAGTTGAAGAATTCCTGCCGCGAATCGGAAGAGTCGTTGAGATTCAGAACCGTCAGCTTGCTGTCTTTCGTGCATCGGATGGTACGATCTTCGCTGCGGATAATCACAACCCCCACCCCAAAGGTGGTCCACTGGCAGAAGGCATCGTGTCAGGACATTATCTGTACGATCCGCTGTATGATTGGAAAATCGACCTCACTACAGGTGTTGTGCAAGCACCGGACAATGGTCAAGTGCAGATGTATCCGGTGAAGGTAGAGAACGGCCAGGTCTGGATTGAGATATAG